Proteins found in one Bacillus subtilis subsp. subtilis str. 168 genomic segment:
- the yusQ gene encoding hydratase of unidentified specificity (tautomerase superfamily) (Evidence 2b: Function from indirect experimental evidences (e.g. phenotypes); PubMedId: 25219626; Product type e: enzyme), producing MPFVQIHLRSGRSEVWLQKLSRTIHQSMIEEINVPEDDYFQVIRQYEKSEFFYDPFYLQVERTDELIYIHFTLKQSRTTEQKKALYRSIASRIHSELGVRKEDVFIMLAGNQDEDWSFGNGRAQMIE from the coding sequence ATGCCATTTGTACAGATTCATTTACGGTCGGGAAGAAGCGAAGTGTGGCTTCAAAAACTGAGCAGGACTATCCACCAATCGATGATTGAAGAAATCAATGTGCCGGAAGATGACTATTTCCAAGTCATCAGACAATATGAAAAAAGCGAATTTTTTTATGATCCATTTTATCTCCAAGTCGAGCGTACTGATGAACTGATATACATTCATTTTACACTGAAACAGTCAAGAACAACTGAACAGAAAAAAGCACTTTACCGCTCAATCGCGAGCCGGATTCATTCCGAGCTTGGTGTAAGAAAAGAAGATGTGTTTATCATGCTGGCCGGAAATCAGGATGAGGATTGGTCTTTCGGAAATGGAAGAGCCCAGATGATTGAATAA
- the yusR gene encoding putative 3-oxoacyl-acyl-carrier protein reductase (Evidence 3: Putative function from multiple computational evidences; PubMedId: 15294834; Product type e: enzyme) — MKGMFFCARAVVPFMKKSKDGAIVNVGSIAGITGAGSSMPYAVSKSAVHGLTKSLAHALAPEIRVSGVAPGAVATRWWAGREEKMKSMIGSLLLQCIAEPDDVAKLICSLIEQESLTGQIITIDSGQTL; from the coding sequence GTGAAAGGGATGTTTTTCTGCGCGCGGGCAGTGGTTCCGTTCATGAAGAAAAGCAAGGACGGGGCGATCGTAAACGTCGGCAGCATCGCAGGGATAACTGGTGCCGGCTCATCAATGCCTTACGCAGTATCAAAATCAGCGGTGCACGGTTTAACGAAATCATTGGCCCACGCCTTAGCGCCTGAAATCAGAGTGAGCGGTGTAGCACCAGGAGCTGTGGCAACGAGATGGTGGGCCGGACGGGAAGAAAAAATGAAAAGCATGATCGGCTCTTTGCTGCTGCAGTGTATTGCTGAACCAGATGATGTTGCCAAATTGATTTGTTCACTAATTGAACAGGAATCACTCACAGGCCAAATTATCACAATTGACAGCGGACAGACGCTGTAA
- the yusS gene encoding conserved enzyme of unknown function (Evidence 4: Unknown function but conserved in other organisms; Product type e: enzyme), which translates to MNVLNKIALVTGGGTGIGKAASMELAKRGAIVAVNYSRSQSEAEETVEMIQKAGGQAFAIQADVSKNSDVQDMIQAIVNTHGTVDILVNNASITRHIPMDDLEAATEDV; encoded by the coding sequence ATGAATGTCTTGAACAAAATAGCTCTCGTAACGGGGGGCGGCACAGGAATCGGAAAAGCAGCCAGTATGGAATTGGCAAAGCGTGGGGCGATTGTGGCGGTGAATTATTCACGCTCGCAATCAGAAGCGGAGGAAACAGTGGAAATGATTCAAAAAGCTGGCGGGCAAGCCTTCGCCATCCAAGCAGATGTATCCAAAAACAGCGACGTGCAGGATATGATTCAAGCAATCGTGAACACACACGGCACGGTTGATATTTTAGTCAACAATGCCAGCATTACACGGCATATTCCAATGGATGATCTTGAGGCTGCGACAGAAGACGTCTAG